A stretch of Rhododendron vialii isolate Sample 1 chromosome 4a, ASM3025357v1 DNA encodes these proteins:
- the LOC131323391 gene encoding increased DNA methylation 1-like — translation MLFGEAIESLHDDGFEGSMNESRTFKEVFFRNDSDTSSKRCIVTGAINFDRSNCMDRSLWSNSENSSVTSLLDSGNVTEDSRDNFAERCFSNGKRMKFSVDELSYSRPYSRGVLNSSAPSKKLVSGRSQSAYQAASRSVCHTVTCRLVESSSQVVTSSSYLLNRAVTNSSGETGYMDVSKSMRRSLDGSDEKEVNLCRAIALHVPQESSETQLLVTSPSITVANKSLSRRCAEKKRRKKCNFDELVLVKTSSDRDSMKDPRPLLRPHIQNLLRAAGWEIGRRNRTDNIRGEYLYFPPRGRPIREFRRVWKLCGQSLFPDRNIIVQEDGNQWTNATHFWGDLSSTLAKIEEELDKTETSSILAHLWYLLDPFAIMVFIDKKLGTLRAGKAIKTKRSLVVDTSEKCDARERALRSSGSIIRVRSKKCGTGSSAYFRKLQRGAVKASKVVSSYVSEDKCTNSTNTVGTQCRSFSGSERARYDLISSRAYGSDATGDLSNSCLFDVPITYGSANIMHGGSDPVSPHYDVNSNSFDSHRAAHSEEMALEVKIDVSMGSFQGNTFSQHFESQNVARVMQPSEHIKSEKCIEGSKYRMNGAMRKKKATNKPKRTSEIKQMTLYPYDRLGPSTSNSTEPFDFNMNNVWLDSVGHKEYFIATNGRIDTNCQKSFNCSSQYWNGEKPSQCRKVPGGKRSIRCRLKDDDLLISAVIKNKTFGSSTKQHSQKMKSHKSEALRKRKSQKGSCRLLPRSLGKGAKHIDGKWSLSGVRTVLSWLIDSGVISLNEAIQYRSLRDDSVVKDGLVTRDGIICKCCNQVLSVSEFKIHAGFRLKRPCLNLVMESGKPFTLCQLEAWSAEYKARKSATRTVQVYASDENDDRCGLCGDGGELICCDDCPSTFHQECLNAQELPEGSWYCPYCACRICGNGGAYDKEPLKSPGTIKCSQCEHKYHEACLKEKGTCGELASDPWFCSDSCQEVYWGLHARIGILDVLSDGFSWTLLRCIHGDQRVHSAQRFVALKAECNSKLAVALTIMEECFLSMVDPRTGIDMIPHIVYNWGSQFPRLNYNGFYTVLLEKDDVLMSVASVRIHGVQVAEMPLIATCSKYRRQGMCRRLMNSIEEMLRTFKVEKLVISALPNLVETWTACFGFEPMEDKERNSLSDINLMVFPGTVWLKKTIYRNQETNQQGHASPFTAEEPNGTAVCSEGEPIVESRKQLDGSSPTGIGLSDCINKQVEHEHEGILQKRFLNLSCEEPASTVEGHPLEMVCNIESMVMSDERILSSIEQSEKAHVLQDSTK, via the exons ATGTTGTTCGGCGAAGCCATTGAGAGTTTGCACGATGATGGTTTTGAGGGTTCAATGAATGAAAGTCGCACTTTTAAAGAGGTGTTCTTTCGAAATGACAGTGATACCAGTAGTAAGAGGTGTATTGTTACTGGAGCTATTAATTTTGATCGCAGTAATTGCATGGATAGGTCGTTATGGTCAAACAGTGAAAACTCATCCGTAACAAGTCTGCTAGATTCTGGTAATGTAACGGAGGATTCAAGGGATAATTTTGCAGAGAGATGTTTTTCAAATGGTAAGCGAATGAAGTTCTCAGTTGATGAGCTTTCTTATTCTAGACCTTATTCCAGAGGGGTTCTGAATTCATCAGCTCCTTCTAAAAAACTTGTGTCTGGTAGGTCTCAATCAGCTTACCAAGCAGCTTCCCGATCTGTCTGTCACACTGTTACGTGTCGTTTAGTTGAATCATCCAGTCAGGTTGTCACTTCTAGTTCCTATCTGCTAAATCGAGCTGTGACCAACTCGAGTGGTGAAACGGGTTACATGGATGTTTCTAAGTCTATGCGGCGGAGCTTGGATGGAAGTGATGAGAAGGAAGTGAATCTATGCAGAGCTATTGCTCTGCATGTGCCTCAGGAGAGCTCTGAAACCCAACTGTTGGTTACATCCCCATCCATCACTGTTGCAAATAAGTCTCTATCTCGCCGATGTGctgagaaaaaaaggagaaagaaatgcAACTTTGATGAATTGGTATTAGTTAAAACGTCGTCGGATAGAGATTCCATGAAGGATCCTCGTCCTCTTCTACGCCCCCACATCCAAAACCTGCTTAGAGCGGCAGGATGGGAAATTGGGAGGCGTAATAGAACGGATAATATCAGAGGGGAATATCTTTACTTTCCTCCTCGTGGAAGACCTATTCGCGAGTTTCGTAGAGTTTGGAAATTGTGTGGTCAGAGTTTGTTTCCGGACAGAAACATTATTGTGCAGGAAGATGGTAACCAGTGGACCAATGCGACTCATTTCTGGGGTGATCTATCTAGTACACTTGCTAAAATTGAGGAAGAATTGGATAAGACAGAAACTAGTTCTATACTGGCACATTTGTGGTATCTTCTGGATCCCTTTGCAATTATGGTGTTTATTGACAAAAAGCTTGGCACTCTAAGAGCAGGAAAAGCGATCAAAACAAAGAGAAGTTTGGTGGTTGATACATCTGAAAAATGTGATGCTAGAGAAAGGGCATTGCGAAGTTCTGGGTCGATTATTCGTGTTCGTAGTAAGAAATGTGGTACTGGAAGTTCTGCTTATTTCAGAAAGTTGCAGAGAGGGGCTGTAAAAGCCTCGAAGGTGGTATCAAGTTATGTGTCCGAAGACAAGTGTACAAACTCCACTAATACTGTTGGGACTCAATGTCGGAGTTTCTCTGGGAGCGAAAGAGCCAGATATGATCTGATTTCTTCACGAGCTTATGGGTCAGATGCCACAGGTGACCTGTCCAATAGTTGCCTATTTGACGTTCCCATCACCTATGGAAGTGCAAATATCATGCATGGTGGGTCTGACCCTGTCTCTCCTCATTATGATGTCAATTCAAATTCGTTTGATAGTCACCGAGCAGCCCATAGTGAGGAAATGGCTTTGGAGGTCAAAATAGACGTATCAATGGGATCTTTTCAAGGGAACACTTTCTCTCAACATTTTGAGAGTCAAAATGTAGCTAGGGTCATGCAACCTTCTGAGCATATTAAAAGTGAGAAGTGCATTGAAGGTTCAAAATATAGGATGAATGGTGCTATGCGGAAAAAGAAGGCAACCAACAAACCAAAAAGGACATCTGAAATCAAACAGATGACCTTGTATCCTTATGATAGGTTAGGTCCATCTACTTCTAATAGTACTGAACCATTTGACTTTAATATGAATAACGTTTGGTTAGATTCAGTAGGACACAAGGAGTATTTTATAGCTACAAATGGAAGGATTGACACAAATTGCCAAAAGTCGTTTAATTGCTCTTCTCAGTACTGGAATGGGGAGAAACCATCTCAATGTAGAAAAGTCCCTGGAGGGAAGAGATCAATTAGATGCCGTCTTAAGGATGATGATCTTTTGATTTCAGCtgttataaaaaacaaaacctttgGATCCTCTACCAAACAGCATTCTCAGAAAATGAAGTCCCACAAATCAGAAGCTCTGAGGAAACGCAAGAGCCAAAAGGGAAGTTGCAGGTTGCTTCCAAGAAGCTTGGGTAAGGGTGCAAAACACATTGACGGGAAGTGGTCCCTCTCTGGTGTGAGAACAGTATTGTCCTGGTTGATTGACTCGGGGGTTATTTCTCTTAATGAAGCGATACAGTACCGGTCTTTAAGGGATGATTCTGTTGTAAAAGATGGCTTGGTTACTCGAGATGGGATCATATGCAAGTGTTGCAATCAGGTGCTTTCTGTCTCCGAGTTCAAGATTCATGCTGGTTTCAGGCTGAAACGTCCTTGTTTGAATCTTGTTATGGAGTCGGGTAAGCCTTTCACCTTATGCCAGCTCGAGGCTTGGTCAGCTGAATACAAGGCTAGGAAAAGTGCCACTCGAACTGTTCAAGTTTATGCATCGGATGAGAATGATGACAGGTGTGGCCTGTGTGGCGATGGTGGTGAATTAATATGCTGTGATGATTGTCCATCTACTTTTCACCAGGAATGTTTAAATGCACAG GAGCTCCCCGAAGGCAGTTGGTATTGCCCATACTGTGCTTGTCGGAtttgtggtaatggtggtgcaTATGATAAAGAGCCCTTAAAATCACCTGGCACAATAAAGTGTTCACAGTGTGAGCACAAAT ACCACGAGGCATGCCTGAAAGAGAAGGGTACATGTGGAGAACTGGCTTCTGATCCCTGGTTTTGTAGTGATAGCTGTCAAGAG GTTTACTGGGGCTTACATGCTCGGATTGGGATTTTGGATGTTCTCTCTGATGGCTTCTCTTGGACACTTCTGAGGTGCATTCATGGTGACCAAAGGGTACATTCTGCTCAACGTTTTGTTGCTTTAAAGGCAGAATGCAACTCAAAGCTAGCTGTTGCTCTTACCATTATGGAGGAATGCTTTCTCTCCATGGTGGATCCTAGAACTGGCATAGACATGATTCCACATATAGTTTACAACTGGGG ATCACAGTTTCCTCGTTTAAACTACAATGGATTTTACACAGTGCTTTTGGAGAAAGATGATGTGCTTATGTCTGTTGCATCAGTCAG GATCCATGGAGTTCAAGTGGCGGAGATGCCCCTAATTGCAACTTGCAGTAAGTATCGTCGCCAGGGAATGTGTCGGCGACTCATGAATTCCATTGAAGAG ATGCTGAGAACTTTCAAGGTTGAAAAGCTTGTGATATCAGCCCTTCCTAATCTAGTCGAGACATGGACAGCTTGTTTTGGCTTCGAACCCATGGAAGACAAGGAGAGAAACAGCCTGAGTGATATCAACTTGATGGTGTTTCCCGGAACAGTATGGTTGAAGAAGACCATTTACAGAAATCAAGAAACAAATCAACAAG GTCATGCTTCACCCTTCACTGCAGAGGAGCCAAATGGAACAGCTGTTTGCTCTGAGGGCGAGCCCATTGTTGAATCTCGAAAACAATTGGACGGAAGTTCACCAACAGGAATCGGACTTTCTGATTGCATTAACAAGCAAGTAGAGCATGAACACGAGGGCATTTTGCAAAAGcgttttttgaatttgtcatGTGAAGAGCCAGCTTCAACGGTAGAGGGACACCCACTTGAAATGGTTTGTAATATAGAATCTATGGTTATGTCCGATGAGAGAATACTTTCTTCTATTGAACAATCGGAGAAAGCCCACGTGTTACAAGATAGTACAAAATGA